The DNA sequence CCATCGCTTCGATCGTTCCGGAGACCATCAGAGGAACCTTGAATCCGATCTCATCGAACAATCGCCAGATGCCTACGAGCGCGGCTTTCACGTTGCGAGTGTCTTGCTGGGTTTCGACTATGAGAATGTCGGCGCCGCCGGCGACCAGTCCCGCCGCTTGATCGTGAAAGTTCTCAATGAGTTGATCGAAAGTCACCCCGCCAGTGACGGATATGGCTTTAGTTGTCGGCCCCATCGAACCGGCTACAAATCGCGGCTTGTTCGTGGTCGAGAGTTCAGCCGCTGCTTGCTTTGCCAGTCGCGCCGCGGTCTCGTTCAGCTTGTGAACTTGATCCTGCAGCCCGTATTCGGCAAGGACGATCGGGGTGCCGCCGAAGGTGTTGGTCTCAATGATGTCGGCGCCGGCTTCAAGGTAGCCGCGATGAATATCGAGCACGACGTCGGGACGGGTGAGCACAAGATTCTCGTTGCAGCCTTCGAGTTGAGCGCCGCCGAAATCCTCGGCAGTGAGATAGCGCGCTTGAATAGCGGTGCCCATCGCACCATCGAGTACGAGGATGCGTTCGGCGAGCAATACTTCGAGTAACTTTGTGCGTTCCTGTCGCTCAGTCATCTTCAAAGGCCTGCTGTCTAGTTACCACTGCTTCAGCTATCGCTCATTGCGATCTTGAAAAACACTAAGGACGACAACGCGCCGCTAAGCATTAAAGCTACGTAGAGGCTTGCGTTGCTCTCGGAAACCACGCTTGATATCAGGGCAACAACCACACCACCAATGCCGCCAGCCACGACAAAATATACCCAACCGAGGTTCCCTGCTCTTTTAAGAATGAACATCAACGGCACAAAGAAAAGGGTCGCTATCAGATAGGGGAAGACTCCATAGAGCAAGAGAATCGACGGAAATTCTCGCAGCCGAAATGAACCACCTAACGCGTCGAGAGCGATAAAGGCAAAAGGCACTGCCAACGGCGCTATCAGATAGCCGAGTAATATTCTTACTGGATTCATGAGTCTTAGCGATTCAATCTCCCGGTGGCTTCTCTTCCCCTGCCTTTTTCACATCCGGAGGCCTCTCGTCCCGGTCGCTGACAGGCCCCAGCAGCTTCTTGATTTCGGGTTTGCGCTCGCGGGCCACTGCAGCCATGGTGAAGTACGCGTACTCGAAAGCGGCCTGGTTCATCGCTTGAGCGCTGCTCACCAGATACTTGTAGCCGATGTCATCCTCGCCATCGACAAAAAAGCTACCAATCGTTATCGCATCGTTAGCCGCCAGCAGATACTTGTAGACTTCTTCTTTGTTTGCGCTGCCCTTCAGGTTGCCAAAGTTGTAGATGTAGAAGCCGAGCAGATTCCTCCGCCGGTCATTCACCAACACGATCGTGACCTTTCCGCCTTTCACCTCGGGGTAGTTAGACACGACCATATCCGGAGTGCTCTTGCTCACATCCACGGTGGACCCGGTGCGTTGTAAGTACTGCTTCATGCGATCGGTGAACGTGAGCTTGGGCCGCGGCACTTTCGGCGGAGGCGTCTGGGCTGGATCAACCTGCTGCGCAAGCAACTGTCCCGCAATCAATGCGAGCACGATTGGTACGGCTGCGATTCGAAACTTGCTCATAGCACCTACCTTAGCCTTGGAGCGCAGGCGTCCCGCCTGCTCTCTACCCGTTGACTTCTAACGAACCCCGCGGGACGCTTGAACGCCCACGCTTCATTCTTTGCGCATGAACTCATCGAGTATCGGCGTGTATTCGTCGGCGGTTCGCAGCAACTCGGTTACGCCCGCTCTGAACGATTCATAACCGAGCCCGTTCTCAGTCGTGAACGTGAAGCGCGCTCCGATGTCTCCCTGAGCGTCGACGAAGAACGTCGCGAATGCTCGATGATTGGCTTCCAGCAACCGCTGAAGCAACTTCTCTCTATCAGTCGCCCGCGCGAGGCTGAAGTACCGTCCGCGGAGTTTCGGATAGACCGTAAGGACCAGAGAATGGTCCGGACGAGTCTCAACATAAAGGTCGAGCCGCTCAGCGTGCCGGTTGTCGCTGCGTGGCACCACCAACGCCTCGGGATTCTTCGGATGAGCCACGTAGCGCAGGCCCATCTTGTCGAAGTACCCGCGCAACGTCTGCTTGGTGATCCCCTGCTGCTGCGCCCCGCTTGCTCCCCCAGCGAGCACAACGGCTGCCAGAACCGAAATGGCGATTCGCCTTTTCATTAACAAAACGACCCCTAGCTAACGTCGCGCGATCCTTCTAACCCACCGTGATCACTTTCTGCTCAAGCTCTCCAACCTATCATCGCCGCCAAAGCCAATTCAAGCGTCGGCTCGTTCAGGGTCCCGCGTTCAATGCTCAGGGTTGCGAAACCCGGAACTTCGAACCACAACCCGGAACTACGAACCCTGAACCCGGAACCACAAACTCTGAACCCGGAACCCTGAACCGATTCCCATTCACAACACACTAAACACATCCAACGCGTACTGAACCCGGCCGAACGGCGCGGACACCTGCACGCCTTGAACGATGTCGCGCACTTCGAGCAACGTCTCGCGCGCGATCGCCAGTCCCTCTTCGCGAGCCGCATCCTTTTCCGTGATTCGCTCCATGCGTCTGAGCACTGACTCGGGCACTACGACGCCGGGTACTTCATTAGCCAGAAACTCAGCGTTGCGATAAGACACAAGCGGCCAGATGCCCGCGATCACCGGAATGCGGCAATGCTCGATTCGCTTCAAAAAGTTCTTGAGCTGCCCCACGTCGAACGTCGGCTGCGTTATCGCGAACTCGGCGCCAGCTTCCACCTTCCACTCGAAGCGCCGCAGTTCGTAGTCCATATCGACCGCGCACGGGTTCACCCCCACGCCGATGAAGAAAGACGTCGGTCCGCCTATCGGGTTGCCGCCGATGTCGAGCCCGTGGTTGAGCCGGTTCACCATGTTCACAAGCCCTATCGAGTCGATGTCAAACACAGCGGTCGCTTCCGGATAAGGCCCCATCTTCGGCGGGTCGCCGGTGATGATCAAAAGATTCCTCAGACCCAGACCCGCGGCGCCCAACAGGTCGCTTGTCATTCCAAGAAGATTGCGGTCGCGGCAGCAGTAGTGAACGACCGTCTCGATTCCAACCCCCTGCTCGATCAGCGTCGAGACTGCAAGCACGCCCATCCGCGACTGCGCGCGTGGGCCGTCGGGAACATTGACCGCATCGACGCCCCACGTTTTCAACAAGCGCACGCCTTCGAGCATCTTCGACGGATCGCATCCTTTGGGAGGCACGATCTCGACAGAAGTAACGAACTCGCCTTCGCAGATCTTCCTGGCGAGACCTGAGCGCTCGGCCTTCGGAACGACTTTGACGTCGGGCGGCTTGTCTTCAGGCACGAACACGCGCACGGTCGACCGGCCGGGCGAAAGCGCGGCCACCGCGTTTGCGATTTGCTTGATGTGCTCAGGCGTGGTGCCGCAGCATCCGCCGACGAACTTCGCGCCGGCTTGAATCAGCCGCTTGGCGTACTTGGCCATGTACTCGGGCGAAGCCATGTAGAACATTCGCCCGTCGACCTGTCGAGGCAGCCCGCCGTTGGGTTGAGATGCGAGTTTTCGCTTGGTGACCACGCGCATCTTCTCGATGGCTTCAAGCATCGTGTGCGGCCCGACCGAACAGTTCAACCCGATGACATCGGCGCCCCATTCGTCGAGCTGCTTGGTGAAAGTCTCAGGCGCGGTGCCGTAGCTGGTGTTGCCGTCGGTCTGGATAGTCATCTGTGCAACGACGGGCAGACCGCTTATTGAGCGGATAGCCAGAAGTGCCTGTTGAATCTCGACGGTGTCGGAGAAGGTCTCGAGCACAAACAGATCGACGCCGCCTTCGAGCAGCGCTTCGGCGTGCTGACGGAAGATGTCCTGAGCCTCCTGTGCCGAAGTCGGTCCGTAAGGCTCGATGCGAATGCCGAGCGGCCCAATCGCACCGCCGACGAAAGCGCGGCTGCCCGCCGCCTCGCGAGCGATGCGCGCGCCGGCGTGGTTTATCTCGTAGGCCTTATCCTCGAGACCGTAGCCGGCAAGCTTGAGGCGGTTCGCGCCGTAGGTGTTCGTTTCGATAACATCGGCGCCCGCTTTCACGTAATCGCGTTGAATGCCCAGCACGAGATCGCGGCTCGCAAGATTCAGCTCATCGTAGCAGCGATTGATGTACACGCCGCGCTGGTAGAGCATCGTGCCCATCGCGCCGTCGAAGACGTAAACCCGGTCATCAGTGACCGCATCGCGAAAATCTTTCATAGCAAACCCGGTAGCGCACGCTGCCAGCTTGCGATCGCTCGCCGCCAAACTCTTACTTGCCGCCGAGAGCGACCCTCGGCTCGCGCGGTGATCGCAAGGTGGCTGCTTGCGCTACGTTATTCCAAAAAAGCAAAAACCCCGCGCTAAACTTGCGCGGGGCTGAATCCGACTGTTTAGCAGTTTTTTACGTGGAGCAATTTGCTTAAATCGCCACGATCAAATTGTCAACGAGGGCTAGAATACACCTAGGTGCCCGAGAGAGTCAATCGTTGTCAATGCCCGGCGCTAGCCACTCAGATAGTCCTAAACCGAGATATCTTGACTGTGCGCTCTCATTTTGTGAGCATACAGCCGAGGGAAACGGTTTGCGCATAGTCAGCCGAAGGGCTTTGAGAGAATTCTGGGAGAAGTACCCCGACGCTGAGATTCCGTTACAGTCCTGGTACCACAGAACAAAGCAAGCCCGGTGGGAAAGTCTGGCAGACGCCAGGCGTGATTTCCCTCATGCGGACCTGGTTGGCGTATGCACAGTCTTCAACATCAAAGGAAATCACTATCGGTTAGTTACCAAGGTTCACTTCAGGAATAAGAAGGTATTCATAAGGAACGTACTAACCCACGGCGAGTACAACAAGGATAGGTGGAAAAATGACTGCGGTTGCTAACCCCAAAATCGACCCGCGAAAATACGGCAGGCTGCTTGCGAAGACTCTCCCGCAAGCGATCAGGACCGAGAAAGAGAATGAGCGGATGCTGGCTGAAGTTGACAGGCTCATGTCGAAGGCCGAAGAGAAGCTCACGCCCGAAGAGCATGCCCTGCTCGAACTTCTGTTTGCGCTGATCGAAAGGTTCGAGGAAGAACACTATCCAATTCCTGAAGCGCCGCCGCACTCAATCATTCAAACGTTGATGGAAGAAAGAGGGCTGCGCCAGCGTGATCTTGTGCCGGTGTTAGGTTCGAGAGGGGTAACATCCGAAGTCGTAAGGGGAAAGCGCAGACCAAGTAAGGCTCAGGCGAAGGCCCTCGCGAAGTTTTTCTCTGTATCGTCCGAGTTGTTCATTTGAGTCAATCTGCCTGGCGCCAACAACTCACCGATGTTGTAGCGGTCCTACCCGCATGCTAGATTCACCTTGACCAATGAGTACGGAGACCAAAGATGATCAGGAATCGCCGAACCGGTCTTTGACCGACGTTAAGGACGAGAGCGCGGCCATCCCTCCGGATTGGCTCGCGGAGTTCGAGGCGGCGGCTCAACGTTCGCTCGAAACCAGAATGCGCTACAGTTTTATTCACACCTACAAACCCGTGATGGATGACGCAACGTACCGCTCCTTCGAGACCATGGAAGACTATCGTCGTTGGTGCGAAGAGAACCTTCCGTCGTGGTTAGGCTATGGCCGCGTTTGAATATCGACAGGCACAAGAAATACGAGACGCGTTTCTCCGTAACGGCGTGCGATACCTCTTCATCGGAGAGTCCGGCGCTATCCTGCTGGGATTTTCAGACACCACGCAGGTTGCAAATGTTTTCCCGGAGCGCTCGCCTGAGAATGGTCGCGCGATGGTAACGGCCCTCCGTGAGTTGGGGTTTGAATTGACCGGAGAGCAGGCAGCGGAGATCGAGCGCGGGAAGGACTTTGTTCAGTTGAAGAACGGACCGTTCGATCTGGACTTGATCTTCGCTCCCGACGGCATCGAACGATTTGACGACGCCTGGCGGCGGCACATCGATGTCGAGGGCTTCCCAGTGTGCCATCTCGACGACATCATCGCCAGCAAGACGGCTGCAAACCGCCAACGCGATCGAGAGTCGCTGCCCCGGCTGCGAGCTTTTCGGGAGTACTGGTTGAAAAACAGGAAGCCGTAGCGCCGCACACGAACCGCAATCACGCCGGGTCAAGCAAAGACTTCTGCGTCAACCTCAGCAAAGAACTCATCGTGCAACCGGCGAACGACTCGATCCACTTCGCTTTCATCAATCACGAAGGTCAGATTTATCTCAGACGCGCCCTGGCTGATCATGTTCACGTTGGTGCTCTCGATTGCCTGGAATAGCCGCGCCGCGACCCCCGGCGTGAACTTTAAGTTGTCGCCGACGACGCACACGATCGCTTTATCTCGTTCCACAACTACCTCGCCTATTCCGCTCAAGTCGCGCTTGATCGCCTCGAGCCGATCGGTGTTGTCCAGAGTCATCGACACGGAAACCTCGGAAGTCGTCACTACGTCGACCGAAGTCTGATGGCGGTCGAACACTTCAAAGATCGTTCGCAGAAATCCGTAAGCCAGCAGCATACGCGTCGAGGTGACGTTTACGATCGTCACGCCGCGCTTGAACGCAATCGACTTGATAAGACTGCGCGACGGGGGAGGCGTCGCGACTATCAGCGTGCCTTCGCAGGTGGGGTTGTGATTGTTGTAGATATGAACAGGTATTCCTCGTTCGACTGCCGGCAGAACGGTGCTCGGATGCAAGACCTTCGCGCCGAAGTATGAAAGCTCCGAGGCCTCAGCGAACGAGATGACCCGAATCCGTCTCGCATTGGGAACGACTCGCGGGTCCGCCGTCATTAAGCCATCCACGTCAGTCCATATCTCGATCGCTTCCGCCCCCAGCGCCGCGCCAATCAGCGCGGCCGAGTAGTCCGATCCGCCGCGCCCGATCGTACTGGTAACCCCGTCCGCGGTTGAGCCGATGAAGCCTTGAGCAACGGGCACGCGGCCAGACTTGATTATCGGCTCGAGAACATCGCGAGTCCGGCGAGCTGTCTCTTGCATATCCGGCGCCGCCCTCGTGAAGCGATCATCCGTGATGATGAAGCCCCGCGAATCGGCAAGCTCGGCCGGTATTCCACGCGAGCGAAACGCTTCCGCCACGATCACCGACGATAGCCGCTCGCCAAACGAGACGATCGCGTCCTGGCTGCGCGGGGTGAGCTCGCCAAGGGTACCGACCGAACGAGCGAGGTTCTCAAGCTCCGCGAACTGACTTTGAACTTCGCGCTCGACCGACTCGAGCGAGGGTTCATTCGATCGGGCGAGCAGCTCTCGCGCTGTCGTCAGGTGCCGCTCGCGAAGCTCGTTGATGCCCACCAACGATTCATCGAGCCGGCGCTCTTTTGCGGCTCGAGCTATGCGAAGGAGCGCCTCAGTCACGCCTGCCATCGCCGACACGACGACAACAGGCGCGCGATTCACACGCCCCGAAACGATCTCAGCCGCGCGAATAATAGCGGCCGCGTCCTGAACGGACGTGCCGCCGAATTTCATGACGATCATGGGAATTTGGGTTCTCGTTTAAGATCCGTGCAAATCCGTCGAATCAGCGTCATCCGTGGTCTATGCGTTCGGAAGAATCGCTTTGCTAGCCGCGCATAGACCACGGATGACGCTGATCCGACGGATTCGCGCGGATACCACATCTTCACTGGCGAAATGTCCGTTACACGCCACTCGTTTCTATTCCCCAGTCCGTCCAGCCGATTGCAGACAGCTCACGTTTATACCACGCGGACCCGGTAGTCAGTCATGTTTGTTTTGATTGAACACCGAGCGGAGCGGCGACCACACAGGTTCATCACCTTCTCGTGACTGACTCAAAGCTCGGTTGTGAACTCAAACGAAAAAATGCCCGCGTCAATGAACGCGGGCGGCCCATGCTCGAAAGGACATGCTCAACAGGAAGAAGTGCTTAGATTGCCGCGATCGAATCGAGCGCGAGGCTACGCCCTCTCGACCGCTGGCTTATGAAGCCTCCTCGTTTTGCCAGCTACGCAATTTCGGCACGATCATTCACAGCCGACGCTCAAGGAATTCAACTCATGGCGTCTCGCTACCGGACGCGCGAGGCGATTTTCAATGGCCACCTCCAAGCCGAAGTCTCGCAAGTCCCTGGCCAGCACCTGTACCGACTCGGCAATATAGGCCCTGAACCTATCTTCCGTGCCGTGATGTCTCCTCCTCTGAAGCAAGAAGGACATCAATTCTCCGTACATTTTTTCATCATCAATCGTCATGAGTTGCTCCTTATTCCAGCTCGGGCTTCAGTCACCCGCCTCGCTCAGCACTGGCGCCACAGATGCCACAGATGAATGACCCATTGCGTCACTCGGACCTTCGAGACCGGCCGAAAGCTCCAGTGCGAAGTCAGCCGCGGCTTCGTGAGCGTACGCCAGTTCACCGTGCTGTGTAAGATCCAGCCCTATCGCCTCTTCTTCTTCGGAGACCCGCAGGCCGATGGTCAAATCCACAAGCTTTAGTATGGCGGTTGTGCCCGCCGCCGCGATCAGCCATGCGAAACCAACTGCTATCAACTGGTTGATTACTTGATGGGGGTTCCCGTCTACAGCGCCGACCGGAAGCGCGTTGCCGCTCGCGTCTTTGAAGATCGGGTTGATTGCAGCCGTGGCAAATACGCCGGTCAGCAACGCGCCTATCGTGCCGGCGGCTCCGTGCACTCCGAACACATCCAACGAATCATCGTATCCGAATCTCCTCTTCACCACCGCGGTCATCACGTAACAAACAGCACCGGCGATCAGGCCAAGCAGCAGCGCCGAAGCCGGGCTAACGAACCCGGACGCCGGCGTGACGGCTACAAGCCCGGCGACTGCCCCCGTAATCGCGCCGAGCACCGAAGGCTTGTTGGTCCGCGCCCATTCGGCGGCCATCCATCCGAGCGCGCCGCTCGCCGCAGCGAAGTGCGTCGCGACAAAAGCGGTCGTCGCAAGGCCCCCCGCTGAAACCGCGCTGCCGGCGTTAAAGCCAAACCAGCCGACCCAAAGCAAGCACGCTCCTATGAAACTGAGGATCAGATTGTGCGGCGGAGATTGGAGAGATGGGTAGCCAATCCTCTTACCAATGTAGATCGCGCAAACCAGCGCAGAGACTCCCGAGCTAATATGAACTACGGTTCCGCCGGCGAAGTCCAAAGCAGGAAATCTTCCGCCTAAGGTCGCATTCAGCAGCCCGCCCTTGCCCCATACCATATGCGCAAGTGGGGCGTAGACGAAGAGCGACCATAGCACTGTGAACGCCAGCATCGCGCTGAACTTCATGCGCTCGGCGAATGCGCCGGTTATCAGCGCAGGCGTGATGATCGCAAACATCAACTGAAACATCATGTAGGTCTGGTGCGGGATCGTCGGGGCATAGTCAGCGTTGGGCGCGATTCCCACGCCTCTGAGCAAAACGTGCCCAAGACCGCCAATGACAGCGTCGCCTTCGCCAAACGCCAGACTGTATCCGCAAACGAACCACAACACCGTCACCACGGCCATCAACACGAAGCTCTGCATCATCGTGGCGAGCACGTTTTTGCGGTTCACAAGCCCACCGTAGAACAGAGCCAAGCCGGGCCCGGTCATCAGAAGAACCAGGGCGCAACACACCAGCATCCATGCGTTGTCGGCCGATCCCTGGGCCGCGGACACGGCGTCTTGAAGCTTCTTGATCTGATCGTCCCCGCTCTTGTTCTGAGCATAGGCTGCTACCGGGAAGCCGATCGCCAGCACTGCAAAAACCAGAACACTAAATCTCCTCGTGAGCCTCATTAGCACCTCCGACAAGAGTCGAACCCCGCAGGCCAATGGCCCAATAGTCGTCGGCAACCTGTATGCCACGTGCAAGCGAGGTTAATGCGCTCGGATCGCAACGTTTTCTTGGGGTTTCTCAGCGGAGGAGGAGAGGTGTAAGTTAGGCTAACCTACAGAATTGTCGGCATCGCAATCTCCACCGACAAAATTGTGGGTCGCTGCGCGGCTAGCGGAAGCGCTGACAGTCAATTGTGTACTTCTTAACCTTGTAACCGAGTATTCGCTCGGTGGTATCGAGAAGCTTCGCCGCCCGGGCACGGTTGCCGCGAGCGGTCTTCAACGCGTCCTGGATCAGGTCTTTCTCGTAAGCCTCGATGGCGGATGTCAGCGACAGCCGGGTCACCGTGTCGCTCGCCGAGGCGGTCTGAAGCGTGGGTGGCAGATGATGTCCGTGAATTACGTTTCCGTCGCATACCAGCAGCGTGCGCTCTATGCAGTTCTCGAGCTCGCGCACGTTGCCCGGCCAGTGATAAGAAGTCAGCATATCGATGGCCGGCGTTGAAATCCGCTTGATGCGCTTGTGATGCTGGCGCGCGTACTTGTCAACGAAATGCTCGGCCAGTTCGAGAATGTCAGGCCTCCTCTCACGGAGAGGCGGGAGATAGATCGTGAATACGTTGAGCCGGTAGTACAGGTCTTCGCGAAACACGCCTTCGCGTATCGCCCGCTCGAGATCTTTGTTCGTTGCCGCGATGAGGCGCACATTCGACTTGATTGTTTCGGTACCGCCGAGGCGTTCGTATTCGCGCTCTTGAAGCACGCGAAGCAGCTTGATCTGAGTAGCCTGGCTCAGCTCGCCAATCTCATCCAGAAAGAGCGTTCCGCCTTCGGCCATTTCGAAGCGGCCCTTCTTGCGGCTGCTGGCTCCGGTGAACGCGCCCTTCTCGTAGCCGAACAACTCCGACTCGATCAAACTCTCCGGTAGGGCCGCACAAGCTACCTTTATGAAAGGCTTGCTCGCACGCGGCGAATTGTAGTGAATCGCATGCGCGATCATTTCTTTTCCGGTGCCGGAGTCACCGCGAATCAAGACCGTCGTGTTCGTGGGAGCAACCTGCGAGATCTGCTCGTAGACCTGCCGCATCGGGCCGCTGTTGCCGATGATATTCGAGAAGTCGTAACGCTGCTTAAGCTCCTGACGAAGGTGTATGTTCTCGTCGAGCAAGCGCTGCTTCTCGAGCTCAACCATCTGATGGACCTTGAGCCCCTGAGCGATTATCGAAGCGACTACTCGCAGGAACTTGACCGCCCGATCATAGTCGCGATCCTTCTTGTACCGCAGCACACCCGCCAACGCCCCGACCGATTTGCGGTTCAGGGTTATCGGCACGCAGATGAAGGTGATCTCTTGCCGGCTCAGCTTCTTTGTTTGGGCTGCGCGCCCCAGGAACAGCGGCTCGTTACTGGCCTGCGGGACGACAACTGGTTTGCCGCTTTCGACGACCCGTCCGGTAATTCCCTCGCCTAACTGATAGCGCGCCCGGCGGCCTTCCGGGGTAAGACCGCACGCCGCTTCAATGTAGATTTCACGCGAGTCAGGGCGAAGCAGCGTCACGGCGCTGCTGACAAAACCGTGGTCATTCTCGAGAATCTCCAGAACACGATGAAGGGCGGCCCTCTGATCGAGCGTCCCCGACAACGCCTGGCTGATTTCGACAAGCGTCGTCAGTTTTCTTATCTCACCAGTCTGATCAGGTCTCGTAGCCATCGCTCGACATCGAATCCTACAGTATTGTCATCTCCTCCCAAGGTCCCGACATTATTGTCGCTGGGTGACGGGTCAGTCAATGCATAGATCGAAGCGCGCAGTGAGCTAGTCGCTCAATCAATGGCCCTCACACGCGCTTCTGCGGCAACAGGCAAATAGTTTTAGAGAGCAAGGTTCATTCCTATGCTCTGATCGCTGATCTTCTCACTCTGCATAACCGAATAACGAACTCTGATCCGCGAATCGGCCAACTATGGTACTGGCATTGCTCTAGGCAAGAGCCCCGTAGCGTCGCATGCGTTATTGCTCCACACTCTTTCTCGAACCGAGGCGGCTGGCCGTGCTCTGCCCGATGGACGCCCCGATGACGCATGGCCGCGCAGGAGACGAATGCGAAACCGAGTCCGCGACGAATTGCTGTACAACCCGCTCGACGAGCACGATGCGTGCGGGGTGGGATTCGTCGCCGATGTTTCCGGACGTGCAACCCACGACATCATACAGAGCGCGCTTGAGGCTCTTTGCAATCTGACCCATCGGGGAGCTGTCGATGCTGACGGTCGAACCGGAGACGGAGCGGGCCTGCTCACTCAGTTGCCGCTGAGGTTCTTCCGGCGAGAAGCCGAGCGATTGGGAAAAAGGCCGGAGGACGACCTCGCCATTGGCGTGTTCTTTCTTCCCCGTGATGAAACCCCGGCCGCGCGCTGCCGCCAGATCACAACCCGGCTCAGCAAGAACCACGGGCTCGTTCCGCTCGGTTGGAGACAGGTGCCCGTCGATGAAAGCGTATTGGGAGCCAAGGCGCTCGCAACAGCCCCGAGAATCGAGCAGTTGATCGTCGCCCGCGGCCGCGTATCAAAGAGCCAATTCGAGAACACACTGTATCGCGCAAGGCGTGAGGTTGAGCAGCAGACGTCGGAGATCGAAGACTTCTACATACCCTCCTTTTCGACTCGCACGATCGTTTACAAGGGGCTGCTCACCGGCAGTCAGCTTGGACCGTTTTATCCGGATCTCAGCGAGCCAGACTTCGAAGCGGCACTGGCCGTGTTTCATCAGCGCTACTCCACCAACACGTTTCCCAACTGGGCGCTCGCTCAGCCTTTTCGCCTGTTGGCGCATAACGGTGAGATCAATACCATCTCTGGAAACCGGAGCTGGATGCGGGCTCGCCAGCTTGCAACCAGGCGCACGCGATCGCCCGAAGACTCTACTGAGTTCCGATCAGTCATCTGGAGCAAAGGATCGGATTCTGCAAGCCTCGACAACACGCTCGAACTCTCGGTTAGGTCGGGCCGCGACGTGACGCAGGCTGTGATGATGCTGATCCCGGAAGCTTACGAGAAGTCGGATGAGATGTCCCCAGAGCTGCGAGGCTTCTACGATTACGCGGCGAGTCTTACAGAACCGTGGGACGGGCCCGCAGCCGTCGCGTTCACTGACGGGCGAATCGTTGGGGCGGCTCTCGATCGCAACGGACTGCGCCCCGCGAGGTACGCGGTCACAACCGACGGCCGTGTGGTAGTGGCTTCGGAGGCGGGCGTCATAAAGCTAGCGCCCGACTTGATCG is a window from the Acidobacteriota bacterium genome containing:
- a CDS encoding YbjN domain-containing protein, which encodes MKRRIAISVLAAVVLAGGASGAQQQGITKQTLRGYFDKMGLRYVAHPKNPEALVVPRSDNRHAERLDLYVETRPDHSLVLTVYPKLRGRYFSLARATDREKLLQRLLEANHRAFATFFVDAQGDIGARFTFTTENGLGYESFRAGVTELLRTADEYTPILDEFMRKE
- a CDS encoding bifunctional homocysteine S-methyltransferase/methylenetetrahydrofolate reductase — its product is MKDFRDAVTDDRVYVFDGAMGTMLYQRGVYINRCYDELNLASRDLVLGIQRDYVKAGADVIETNTYGANRLKLAGYGLEDKAYEINHAGARIAREAAGSRAFVGGAIGPLGIRIEPYGPTSAQEAQDIFRQHAEALLEGGVDLFVLETFSDTVEIQQALLAIRSISGLPVVAQMTIQTDGNTSYGTAPETFTKQLDEWGADVIGLNCSVGPHTMLEAIEKMRVVTKRKLASQPNGGLPRQVDGRMFYMASPEYMAKYAKRLIQAGAKFVGGCCGTTPEHIKQIANAVAALSPGRSTVRVFVPEDKPPDVKVVPKAERSGLARKICEGEFVTSVEIVPPKGCDPSKMLEGVRLLKTWGVDAVNVPDGPRAQSRMGVLAVSTLIEQGVGIETVVHYCCRDRNLLGMTSDLLGAAGLGLRNLLIITGDPPKMGPYPEATAVFDIDSIGLVNMVNRLNHGLDIGGNPIGGPTSFFIGVGVNPCAVDMDYELRRFEWKVEAGAEFAITQPTFDVGQLKNFLKRIEHCRIPVIAGIWPLVSYRNAEFLANEVPGVVVPESVLRRMERITEKDAAREEGLAIARETLLEVRDIVQGVQVSAPFGRVQYALDVFSVL
- a CDS encoding type II toxin-antitoxin system HigB family toxin; this encodes MPGASHSDSPKPRYLDCALSFCEHTAEGNGLRIVSRRALREFWEKYPDAEIPLQSWYHRTKQARWESLADARRDFPHADLVGVCTVFNIKGNHYRLVTKVHFRNKKVFIRNVLTHGEYNKDRWKNDCGC
- a CDS encoding transcriptional regulator, giving the protein MTAVANPKIDPRKYGRLLAKTLPQAIRTEKENERMLAEVDRLMSKAEEKLTPEEHALLELLFALIERFEEEHYPIPEAPPHSIIQTLMEERGLRQRDLVPVLGSRGVTSEVVRGKRRPSKAQAKALAKFFSVSSELFI
- the lysC gene encoding lysine-sensitive aspartokinase 3; translated protein: MIVMKFGGTSVQDAAAIIRAAEIVSGRVNRAPVVVVSAMAGVTEALLRIARAAKERRLDESLVGINELRERHLTTARELLARSNEPSLESVEREVQSQFAELENLARSVGTLGELTPRSQDAIVSFGERLSSVIVAEAFRSRGIPAELADSRGFIITDDRFTRAAPDMQETARRTRDVLEPIIKSGRVPVAQGFIGSTADGVTSTIGRGGSDYSAALIGAALGAEAIEIWTDVDGLMTADPRVVPNARRIRVISFAEASELSYFGAKVLHPSTVLPAVERGIPVHIYNNHNPTCEGTLIVATPPPSRSLIKSIAFKRGVTIVNVTSTRMLLAYGFLRTIFEVFDRHQTSVDVVTTSEVSVSMTLDNTDRLEAIKRDLSGIGEVVVERDKAIVCVVGDNLKFTPGVAARLFQAIESTNVNMISQGASEINLTFVIDESEVDRVVRRLHDEFFAEVDAEVFA
- a CDS encoding ammonium transporter → MRLTRRFSVLVFAVLAIGFPVAAYAQNKSGDDQIKKLQDAVSAAQGSADNAWMLVCCALVLLMTGPGLALFYGGLVNRKNVLATMMQSFVLMAVVTVLWFVCGYSLAFGEGDAVIGGLGHVLLRGVGIAPNADYAPTIPHQTYMMFQLMFAIITPALITGAFAERMKFSAMLAFTVLWSLFVYAPLAHMVWGKGGLLNATLGGRFPALDFAGGTVVHISSGVSALVCAIYIGKRIGYPSLQSPPHNLILSFIGACLLWVGWFGFNAGSAVSAGGLATTAFVATHFAAASGALGWMAAEWARTNKPSVLGAITGAVAGLVAVTPASGFVSPASALLLGLIAGAVCYVMTAVVKRRFGYDDSLDVFGVHGAAGTIGALLTGVFATAAINPIFKDASGNALPVGAVDGNPHQVINQLIAVGFAWLIAAAGTTAILKLVDLTIGLRVSEEEEAIGLDLTQHGELAYAHEAAADFALELSAGLEGPSDAMGHSSVASVAPVLSEAGD
- a CDS encoding sigma 54-interacting transcriptional regulator; translation: MATRPDQTGEIRKLTTLVEISQALSGTLDQRAALHRVLEILENDHGFVSSAVTLLRPDSREIYIEAACGLTPEGRRARYQLGEGITGRVVESGKPVVVPQASNEPLFLGRAAQTKKLSRQEITFICVPITLNRKSVGALAGVLRYKKDRDYDRAVKFLRVVASIIAQGLKVHQMVELEKQRLLDENIHLRQELKQRYDFSNIIGNSGPMRQVYEQISQVAPTNTTVLIRGDSGTGKEMIAHAIHYNSPRASKPFIKVACAALPESLIESELFGYEKGAFTGASSRKKGRFEMAEGGTLFLDEIGELSQATQIKLLRVLQEREYERLGGTETIKSNVRLIAATNKDLERAIREGVFREDLYYRLNVFTIYLPPLRERRPDILELAEHFVDKYARQHHKRIKRISTPAIDMLTSYHWPGNVRELENCIERTLLVCDGNVIHGHHLPPTLQTASASDTVTRLSLTSAIEAYEKDLIQDALKTARGNRARAAKLLDTTERILGYKVKKYTIDCQRFR